AGATAGTGTTCATCTGGTGGAAGACGTGGCCGACGCTTGTTCTTGTATCGCTGCACTGTCCACTTTATCCTTTCTCTCACCGGTTCCTCCGCCGCATTTTACCCCTGCTCCCATtcgctgtctctctcattctcactcttctctcgcaagctctccctctttttttccctccattCTGCAGAGTTAAATCTTAATGATACACTTACGCTGGATTCTTTGTCTGCTTTAATCTTATTCGTTTCACCTTTTCAAAGAGCTGGATACATGAGCGCCGAGTCGCGGTGGAATGTCCCGTGACagggacggggagagagagctcTGTGTTGCTGAATACTTCAATTCCCCCATCCCTCTTATGCCTTTCCAAAAGGGGGGACTTGCATATTACGCTCCGTTATATGTGCTTATATCTCTATATAGCTACTTAAGCTAAAGCTACTTTTTAAAATGATTTAGAATCGATGTCATTTGAAAGCTACAAATTGTGTATTTATAGGAAATACGTAGCCAATGCTCCTATATTTTGGGAAAATCTTCTTGCATGAGCAAAGGTCTGTTATTTGTTGTATCCCACACCCCTACACATACGCAATCATCAATCATTAATACAGTTCGTTCTGTAATTGATAAGCACCAATAATATGTcagaagtgcgtgtgtgtttgcccttgTTTCCACCCATGCGCCACTATTACGCAAACGAGTGCATATATCGGGCCAGCTAAATAACAATTTCAAGACTCatgagagggggaaaaaaacgaaaagaaACTGCTCCAAAGTGTGTACACATTTTGAATTTTAAAAATGAATGTGATGGATGGGGGACTCTACAGAGCAATTAGGTTGTAATTGTACATCGTACGCTAGATGGCAGCCCGATCCAGACATTTCTGAGTCGGATGGTCGGGAGCGGAGAGATCCCCACCAACAAATAGTCGGAATCCCCCTTGCAATTCTCCAACAACTTCACGTGCATTTGTATTAATACCGTTATTAGGAGCTTCATTCGGCGGTGTCTGGTGACAGACCGGGCTCATATGCATCGATGAACCATTAATATTCCACATGATGTGATCTTATTCCAATATTTCCTGCCGCGTGTTCCGCATGCGATTCGTCCAAAGCAGTGTAGGGATTTATACGCAATTTTTTTCAGTGCATTCGCCTCGTGTATCAGATCGACACGTTTCTAACAATATGTAGGGTTTTGCTCGCTACGCGACAGTGTAACATTTATTTACGAGGATATACCGCAATGCGCATGGCTGCAAAAACCCATAAGTGTCTAATAAGCGCCGCGACGCGACAATAATGAATCCGTTGCGTTTCATAATAAGGATAACAGTTTAACACAAACCATTTCAAACTTTGGGCAAATCTGTGCAAGTCCCCCTTTCGCATCAGCGGCAGCGGCGCACGTTTGTTTATTTCACTTGCGTAAAGCTTTGTCCCTGATTTTTTTTTGACCCGCTTTTTCAGATATTCTATCCAGGTTTTTCCTCCTCTTTTTGGTGACAATAGACGGCCCATACTAATCAGGTTTCAAAGTAAATAGCAACGCGGGGTGAGCTCAATGTAAATGGTGCTTGTCAGAGCCCCCGAGTCGTAGGTAGGCAAGGAACGGAGGAGGACTCCAaccaatggagagaaagaggctTGGCTAACCTTAGCctcccattttctctctctccctccctctctctctctctctccctctccctccacccccgcccccccccccctcctcaatgCAGGGCTCTGGCCAGTCAGTCGCCTTTGATTATCAGTTGCCAGCAGCCTCTCTCTTGGCTCCTTGACACGAGCACCATATAAGGCGCAGCGATCTCCATAGAAACGTGTCAGTTTCAATAGTAGTGTCAAAGTTCACTATATACAGACATTCGCGCAGATCCCCGTTTCGGAAACATTGCTGCGCTGGTCCTCCCGTTTAAGCGCATTCATTTTTCGGGTCTCTCCTTCTTCTTGCATATTCTAttaggtttttttttctttttatctttTCCCCCGTTCGCTCTATTTCTATTGGAGAGGTGAAAACTACACGGACACTTCGGCACCGCGTTTTTTTGCTGGGGCGAGATGAGGTTTATTTAAGAATATAGATGTGCAATCCTCCCCTCCTGCAGCGAAAACGGGAGTAAGGAGCGaggaagaaaagagaaaggaattTATTTCTCCGCAGCACTTTGGATCGCGTTGTCTTGCAGAAAAGATTTGATGCTCGTTTCTGCGTCCATGTGAATCGCCCTGTCTCCTTTGTGGCTATTTTATACAGAACTGCAATTTGTTACGTCTGGCTCCGGTTTTTCTACAAGATTTTAGTTCCTGAATGGCTGTGTGCAATTTACCTTGGAACTGGCCTCCCGATACTTGCACATCCTGATCGGGTGCCTTTTTCTATCGCCTATTGCTATTTTGAATGTATTGATCGCTCCTATACTCTCTCTGCGCAACCTATGAGATCGCTCGCTCAAATTTGACTTTCCACTGTCGTCCTTTTTTgcgagatctctctctctttttctcatcGGCACGGTCCACATACACCAGCGAACATTTCGCTTTATAGCACTTTTCGTGGCCGAGATATGGCAATGGTAGTCAGCGTGTGGCGCGATCCGCAAGAAGATGTGGCCGGAGGACCTCCGAACGGCCCCAACCCAGCAGTTCAGCCGGCGagggagcagcagcagacgGCGTCGGCGGCGCCGCACACCCCGCAGACTCCCAGTCAACCGGGACCCCCGTCCACACCGGGGGCTGCCGGCGACAAGGGGAGTCAGAATTCCGGACAAAGTCAACAGCATAtagagtgtgtggtgtgcgGAGACAAATCGAGCGGCAAACACTATGGCCAGTTCACCTGCGAGGGATGCAAAAGTTTCTTCAAGAGGAGCGTTCGGAGGAACTTAACGTATACGTGTCGTGCCAATAGGAACTGTCCCATTGACCAGCACCACCGCAACCAGTGCCAATATTGCCGGCTGAAGAAGTGTTTGAAAGTGGGAATGCGGCGGGAAGGTGAATATATTTTTGTAAAGCCACTCATGATCACGCGTCTTAGTAGCAGGCGAACAGGGGCTGCCATGTTGCATTAAGGTCAAAGGATATGGCGAGGCAATAGGCCTGCTGCAGTCTTCATCGCgggttttatttaaataaatatgtgcCATAGGGATAAGTAGGCTATTTTCCTCTCTGTGAGGAGACTCACAACAGAGAGACGGCTTACAAAATACACAGTGTGTAGAAAAAAATCTATTTTAATTGTCAGGGTTATTTATTATCTTTGTTAATCTTTCCAAGCACAAGCCTTAGCCACGtgaaattaattattattgagCTGGAATATTTCATAGGTTTCAAAGCACAGCTGTGCAAGGGATGggtttgttcgtgtgtgtgtgtgtgtgtgtgtgtgtgtgtgtgtgtgtgtgtgtgtgtgtgtgtgtgtgtgtgtgtgtgtgtgtttgtgcatacatatctacgcgtgtgtgtatgtatgtgagtatatgtgtacgtgtgcgtgtgcgtgtgtgtgcgtgtgtgtgtgcgtgcgtgtgtgtgtgtgtgtgtgtgtgtgtgtatgtgtgtgtgtgtgtgtgtgtgtgtgtgtgtgtgtgtgtgtgtgtgtgtgtgtgtgtgtgtgtgtgtgtgtgtgtgtgtgtgtgtgtgtgtgtgtgtgcgagcgagcACGTACCCGTCTGCTTGTACAAGCGTGTAGATGTACCATAGTCGTTTATATTTGTATAGTGGGACTGGTGTGTCTGTTAAAATGAACCGACAAGACTCCGTCTTTCTAGCCCCATATGCTGACTAGACAGCCCAGCCATCTTCAATGAAGTTGTGCTGGGATCGTTGTGTTCCCTGCTATCATCAGAGGCATCACAGGCCGTGGCTTAGCCCCATCGTAAAACCCTTCTTAAATAAGacaatttcataaattattgaaTACAAAAATGATGTTTATAGGAATTATCGAGTGGAGCCATTGTGGAAATTAAATAAAGCactgatttatttattgtattgataCTATCAAATATAGAGACGTGGGTTGCTCACGTGACCTTTTGTACGGGTTAAAGGGTCCAATTCTAAATTAAAACAACATTTCACAAGAAAAATAGATTTGTAATGGTTAACCGTACCGAGATAATAAAGAATAAGATAATTTTGTCCAACTACACCCAAGGACCCCTCATCTATTAAATGATATCTCTGTTGGGTCACGCGCGCTAGCAATAGCGTCTGTATTATTGATGTTAGTGTAAAGCTATaactctatatctatattttaataatacaaaacaaaagcaatatCTGATCAAAGGGAGTAAAAACCCATAAAACATGACTGTATTTCGCCCCGGGATGCATATtcacaattagaaaaaaaaaacagtctaCGTTAACACGCaggccctcacacacaaacagataacaGTGTAATTCGGATTTAAACACATTTTGTAAGTTAGTCTTCGGGCAGAAAACAATAGCTGAAGCTTTAGCTCGCCGTAAGGCTCGTAGCTTTGCTTGtccacacataaacaaatgttTATCAGTCCTGGATGCAcatttcctctccttctctttctttttgtcaGCGGTTCAGCGAGGACGAATGCCTCCAACCCAACCGAACCCAGGCCAGTACGCCCTCACCAACGGAGACCCGCTGAACGGCCACTGCTATCTCTCCGGATACATCTCGTTACTGCTGCGGGCCGAGCCTTACCCCACGTCCCGCTATGGAAGCCAGTGCATGCAGCCCAACAATATCATGGGCATCGAGAACATCTGCGAGCTGGCGGCTCGCTTGCTCTTCAGCGCCGTGGAATGGGCGAGAAACATCCCCTTCTTCCCCGATCTGCAGATCACCGACCAGGTGTCCCTTCTCAGGCTGACGTGGAGCGAATTGTTTGTGCTTAACGCGGCTCAGTGCTCCATGCCTTTGCATGTGGCCCCTCTGCTCGCCGCGGCCGGCCTGCACGCCTCGCCGATGTCCGCGGACCGCGTCGTGGCTTTCATGGATCACATTCGGATCTTCCAGGAGCAGGTCGAGAAGCTCAAGGCCCTTCACGTGGACTCGGCAGAATACAGCTGTATCAAGGCGATAGTGCTCTTTACATCAGGTGGGTACCAAAAACCGAGAATCACACCATCAGACATGCTCCCAGACATACTCCCAGACATACTATATATGGGACACAAGGGCGAGAAATCACAGAGAATAGACGGAGCGAAGAGGGATTGCAATGGGGAAGGCATTGGGGGGAACATGGCTGTCAGGTTTAGGCTACTCGTTGATTTGGCAGTGTTTTGACAACAGCTTGCTGCATATCCACTTGCATACATTTCCATGTCACTTATGCCCATAGCATGAGACATATAAACACACCCAGATTAAGGAAGCGCTTACGTTTTTTAATGCATAGGGCCATGCCAAATAATTTCAGGAGTaagttaattaaaaatatataatagtcCATGAAGCATTTCAGCAATGTGTGGCCACTTGATGGTCACAAATAAGGTTGCGTACGCCTATGTAAAATGCAGGATAGGTGACACATCGTGAAGCCCATGGCCTGATGATGATGTAGGACAGCTGATGCATTTATGAGTTGTGGTCCTCGCtccgcgcgcacaaacacatgttaatgGGAACAGGAAATAATTCCTAGATCACAGAATGTGATGAAATGGAATAATATGTCCAATGTCAGTATACGAGATGCAGCttttgtgcatatatatatatatatatatatatatatatattaatagggatacagtaataataattaaaaaaatcagTAATACTGTTGATGGCTTAATAATGGTGCACTGTGGAGTTACTGAAGGCTGTCAGTTCGTTGTTTGTGTAGTTTGGAAGATCTTTTGGAGTTAGTTGGTTATTGCCTGTCAGGGCAAGGCTGTATGCAGGGAGTAGGTGAAGGGGTGGGAAAAGAAAAAGTGCAAAACCATTCATTACCAGAATACACAGTGAGTCCCCAGCTACTTCATCATCATTGGTCGTGTGAAACATGGGCTATTTCATAAAAAATTTGTTTGATTGGTAGATAACCTTTTTGATTAGATTTGGATAATCATCCccacaaatatatttttgagaTTTAATTTGTAGGGATCCCAAATTGGGGGTGCAACCACGTTTAGGAGGAAACATAGCcccctattattttatttatttcatattattacattttattttctcaCACCAACTTTAGCCAATTTATCGGGAATATATTTTAACCgattctgttgtttttttactcaGATAGTTTAAGCAACATATCACTTGGCATTTTATAGTCTCTgtataaaaacatatatataataattaattcCTACTCTGACctattaaaatacatttcacaaTATCTAATTTCCAATTATGAGTGTAGAAGCACCTATTTCCCAGCGTATTTGAAAGACAGCGAAAAACAAGTAAACCTACCCTTATTTCTATATTCTGATCCCATTCATGTCACTATTAGCAAATAATGAAAGTAGGTGCTGCGTTTATAACACAAATTGAAGCTTTAGGCTAGAATTAGAAGTAGGCTGCTGCAGCATAGTAGATGCGCACATATCAGACCAATTTGACTAGGATAATGGCGGAGGATAGCCATGGCTGTCTGGAACAAGTGGCTTGGTACCCTAGTACCCGACAAAGGCCGTGGGCCATGCACCTTCATGGACAAGCTGCTGTCCTTGTTTACCCTGAAACAAACTCGACCATAAAACACATTATTGAGTGTCGCTGTGAAAATCGATTGCCATAACATTTCTTACCCAGACGCAGATCTGGAGACTATTATCCTAGGTGCCCGTTCGGAGGCTAAGGAGAGGCAGGCCAGATAGATCTGCTATTGGCCTGCTCAACTCTCCTTCGACCGATGCTGTCAATAGACACATCCCAGAGATGCTCCACACTTTACAGGGAGCCGGTCATACAGTTTGACGACATTGAACTAATGGTTTTCTGCATTGAGCTACCCTAACCGCGGTAAAAGATGCATATGTTAAAAGGCGCGAACAAGGGCAAACTATAAGATTTGGCTAACAAATGACGGTTCTAGTTCACGCGCTTCGTCTCCGCAGACaatgatatataggcctatcgATATTTACACTGAGCCTTCTCCGGTCATACAACGCCTGTAACGCGAGTGGTAGTACGCTGTATTGAATTGAAATGGAAAATAGAGATCATGGTTGTATGCCGTTTCTAGATACGCCTACAGCCCACTCTTAAATAAACACCATGTGAGGTCATGTACCATGGCACCATGCTGACCTAGCAGGGCCACACAACGGTTCACGGTATATTTTCAAGAAGAAAGGCCCCTACAGCTTTTTATAGGACATGTTTGGGAATGTTATTACACAAAAGTCGTAAGAGGCACTGCGCATGCTCGCATCCAGTCCCAACCTGTGCATTCACATCGCCTCTTTAAGAAACAGGCGTTATGGAGCTGCTCTATGCGTGGCTATTGTCTTAACCTCTCCTAATAAATCGGATTGCTTCCAGCGGCCTTTCCTGTGCTCCGTTCGAAAACAGGCCAGGAACGGTCTATTGAGAGAAAGGGGCGAAATGACTTAACAGCTTACTGAGAGTAATTAGGTCACATTACATCCTCTGCAATTTCAGATTCATCAGTGTCGTTTGTGTTTCCGTATGCTCTCCCGAGCCCAGGGATCACGAGCAGTGGCCTTTCGGCCTAACCTGTCGTTCAACTCGGTCTAGAACGGTACACGTACCTCAGCCTGTACAGTTgcataataggcctactattttaGTCTGGGGGCATGGGcaatattattactttttatttgtgttagaACTGACGGTATCCTCAGTCGaattgtgccccccccccccctctctctctctctaccgtgcacgcacacacacacacacacacacacacacacacacacacacacacacacacacacacacacacacacacacacacacacacttacacacacgcgcgcaaacgcaaacgcacattcacacacacacacacacacacacacacacacacacacacacacacacacacacacacacacacacacacccacacacacacacacacacacacacacttcggcAGAGGCaccattgtttattttgtatgacAGTCCCTGTAGCTCAATGTGATGTAGCATGTTTGGGCAGTATGTTTGTTCATTCCACTTTGTCAATAACACGTAACGTTGCTGATGTTGAATGATAACCGGGGCtggggtttgtgttttttttctccttctctttcggCCACACAGACGCCTGCGGCCTGTCAGACGCAGCTCACATTGAAAGCCTACAAGAGAAGTCCCAATGCGCCTTGGAGGAATACGTGAGAAGCCAGTATCCTAACCAACCAAGCCGCTTTGGTAAGCTCTTGCTACGACTGCCGTCACTGCGCACCGTCTCCTCCTCAGTCATTGAGCAGCTGTTCTTCGTGCGCTTGGTAGGTAAAACCCCTATTGAAACGCTCATCAGGGATATGCTACTATCCGGGAGCAGCTTCAACTGGCCTTACATGTCCATTCAATGATTCGTATGAGAGAGTGAAAAGAGAATAAGGACCAAAATTCAGCATCCCCTAAGAAGACTATATATAGGACCTGGTCTGAAAGACTTGGAAGTCGtgactttttttcctttttttatattCTGTCTTCTGGGACTGAAATGGAATACATTATGTACAGAAAATATGGAACTGGACTTTACACCTGTGTAAATCGCCTCTCATCTTCAAGAACAATACCCTTCATTTTGTAAAATACTagtctttattttcctttttgtaaaaaaaatacaaataaaatgaaaaacatcaTATGCGcagtaagtaaaaaaaaaaagaatcatgacTTAGCGGGAAAATAATGTTTCCAAGCAATTATAAGAATTGTCCTGTGTCTATGTACCTctctgttttgtattttttctggTTCTAAACCAGGGTTTCTGTGATTCTATACTAATAATTTTTTGATATAACCTTTTGCTTCTTATAATGAGTGCGATATATGTTGTCGAAGCTATGTTCTCCAAGAATTAAAATTGAAGTGAGAAtttaaaacagaaaaataaaagaaatttAGACAAATAAGAAACACGTCTAATCGCTATGACAATATCACCACTGATGGTTGAACTTTGACCTATTGCTAATATGGACCTGCAACCGCAGCCAACTGACCTCGAGGA
The Gadus macrocephalus chromosome 6, ASM3116895v1 DNA segment above includes these coding regions:
- the nr2f1a gene encoding nuclear receptor subfamily 2 group F member 1-A; the protein is MAMVVSVWRDPQEDVAGGPPNGPNPAVQPAREQQQTASAAPHTPQTPSQPGPPSTPGAAGDKGSQNSGQSQQHIECVVCGDKSSGKHYGQFTCEGCKSFFKRSVRRNLTYTCRANRNCPIDQHHRNQCQYCRLKKCLKVGMRREAVQRGRMPPTQPNPGQYALTNGDPLNGHCYLSGYISLLLRAEPYPTSRYGSQCMQPNNIMGIENICELAARLLFSAVEWARNIPFFPDLQITDQVSLLRLTWSELFVLNAAQCSMPLHVAPLLAAAGLHASPMSADRVVAFMDHIRIFQEQVEKLKALHVDSAEYSCIKAIVLFTSDACGLSDAAHIESLQEKSQCALEEYVRSQYPNQPSRFGKLLLRLPSLRTVSSSVIEQLFFVRLVGKTPIETLIRDMLLSGSSFNWPYMSIQ